In Opitutaceae bacterium TAV5, one genomic interval encodes:
- a CDS encoding transcriptional regulator, producing the protein MNASWDTLKLLSDPTRLRLLALLLREELSVAELQEILGMAQSRISSQLALLRQADVVTDRREGKRAWYSLHPDLAPATRHLLVTASETVENLPEMREDLQNLERTLQKRRDQQEQYFNLIAGKLGKNYCPGRSWEAIGHLALRLVPAITIADLGAGEGLISQLLARRARQVWCIDNSPRMVEVGTELAARNGFANLTYKLGDIEQVPLPDASVDLAILSQALHHARHPQRAVSEAARILKPGGQLLLLDLKEHTFEKARELYADVWLGFRETTLHGFLEKAGFRQIDITTVAREPQEPFFQTLLASGSKPAKG; encoded by the coding sequence TTGAACGCCTCCTGGGACACTCTCAAACTTTTATCCGACCCGACCCGCCTGCGCCTGCTGGCCCTCCTGCTGCGCGAGGAACTCTCCGTTGCCGAGCTTCAGGAAATCCTTGGCATGGCGCAGTCGCGCATCTCCTCGCAACTCGCCCTGCTCCGCCAGGCCGACGTCGTCACCGACCGCCGCGAAGGCAAACGCGCCTGGTACTCGCTCCACCCCGATCTCGCCCCGGCCACGCGCCACCTGCTCGTCACCGCCAGCGAGACCGTTGAAAACCTTCCCGAGATGCGCGAGGACCTGCAAAACCTCGAACGCACGCTCCAGAAACGCCGCGACCAGCAAGAGCAGTATTTCAATCTCATCGCCGGCAAGCTCGGTAAAAATTACTGCCCCGGCCGCTCCTGGGAGGCCATCGGCCACCTCGCCCTGCGCCTCGTGCCTGCCATCACCATCGCCGACCTCGGCGCCGGCGAAGGCCTCATCTCGCAACTCCTCGCCCGCCGCGCCCGCCAGGTCTGGTGTATCGACAATTCCCCGCGCATGGTCGAGGTCGGCACCGAACTCGCCGCCAGGAACGGATTCGCCAACCTCACCTACAAACTCGGCGACATCGAACAGGTGCCGTTGCCCGACGCCTCCGTCGACCTCGCCATCCTCAGCCAGGCGCTCCACCACGCGCGACACCCGCAGCGCGCCGTCTCCGAAGCCGCGCGCATTCTCAAACCCGGCGGACAACTCCTCCTTCTCGACCTGAAGGAACACACCTTCGAAAAAGCCCGCGAACTCTATGCCGACGTCTGGCTCGGCTTCCGCGAGACCACCCTGCACGGTTTTCTGGAAAAAGCCGGCTTCCGGCAAATCGACATCACCACCGTCGCCCGCGAGCCGCAGGAGCCCTTTTTCCAGACCCTCCTCGCCAGCGGCAGCAAACCCGCGAAAGGTTAA
- a CDS encoding alkylhydroperoxidase, producing MEQLPDQIESVFQTGFPGLSQTRRLFRLFRCMTTTITDPSAARSRGASTLAPAARAVPRLNYAKAAPDVIRGMLALQQTVDDSGLEHSLVELVKLRASQINGCAFCIDMHSREAREAGETEPRLHLLNAWHEVDLYTPRERAALRWTEVLTRLAGGHVSDADFEAVRGEFSDRELAALTLAIATINAWNRFGVGFRMPPGFDH from the coding sequence GTGGAGCAGCTTCCGGATCAAATCGAGAGCGTTTTTCAGACCGGTTTTCCCGGCCTGTCACAAACACGCCGGCTGTTTCGTCTGTTCCGGTGTATGACAACCACCATCACTGACCCGTCCGCCGCCCGCTCCCGTGGCGCTTCCACACTCGCGCCGGCCGCGCGCGCCGTGCCGCGCCTCAACTACGCAAAAGCCGCTCCCGACGTGATCCGCGGCATGCTCGCCCTGCAACAGACCGTGGACGACAGCGGCCTCGAACACTCGCTCGTCGAGCTCGTCAAACTCCGCGCCTCGCAAATCAACGGCTGCGCCTTCTGCATCGACATGCATTCACGCGAAGCCCGCGAGGCCGGTGAGACCGAACCGCGCCTCCACCTGCTCAACGCCTGGCACGAAGTGGATCTTTACACGCCGCGCGAGCGTGCCGCCCTGCGCTGGACGGAGGTGCTCACACGCCTCGCCGGCGGCCACGTTTCCGACGCGGATTTCGAAGCCGTGCGCGGCGAATTTTCCGATCGCGAACTCGCCGCGCTTACCCTCGCCATTGCCACCATCAACGCCTGGAACCGCTTCGGTGTCGGCTTCCGCATGCCGCCGGGTTTCGATCACTAA
- a CDS encoding RNA polymerase sigma24 factor: MVSLTVPDLFTEHRSLLFGLAYRMLGRVADAEDIVQETFLRWQQQDAALVRSPRAWLVATATRLCIDQMRSARRQREEYVGAWLPEPLVHAAGMTTATTPDQAAALADSLGMAFMLMLEELSPVERAVFLLREVFDHDYADIARIVDKSEAACRQIVSRTKTRLARREVTPSPAPSSSETEPLVRQFLEACATGNLEKLLTLLAPDAVLYTDGGGRVKSALRPIRSALYIGRFLVGIREHASVGAHHRPVLINGDPGTLTRRRDGILTASAFSIEGGRIRAIYMVSNPEKLHGVPAMLFPPPPASSENPLPA, from the coding sequence ATTGTCAGCCTCACCGTGCCCGACCTTTTTACCGAACACCGTTCCCTGCTCTTCGGCCTCGCCTACCGGATGCTCGGCCGTGTCGCCGATGCGGAGGACATCGTCCAGGAGACGTTCCTCCGCTGGCAACAGCAGGATGCCGCACTCGTCCGCTCGCCCCGAGCCTGGCTCGTCGCCACAGCCACCCGCCTCTGCATCGACCAGATGCGCTCCGCCCGCCGCCAGCGCGAGGAATACGTCGGCGCGTGGTTGCCCGAACCCCTCGTCCACGCCGCCGGCATGACCACCGCCACCACACCCGACCAGGCCGCCGCCCTCGCCGACTCGCTCGGCATGGCCTTCATGCTGATGCTCGAGGAACTCTCACCGGTGGAACGCGCCGTGTTCCTGCTGCGCGAGGTATTCGATCACGACTACGCGGACATCGCCCGCATCGTGGACAAGAGCGAGGCCGCCTGCCGCCAGATCGTGAGCCGGACCAAAACCCGGCTCGCCCGGCGCGAGGTAACCCCCTCCCCCGCCCCCTCTTCGTCCGAAACCGAGCCGCTCGTCCGCCAGTTCCTCGAAGCCTGCGCCACCGGCAACCTCGAAAAACTGCTCACTCTCCTCGCACCCGACGCCGTGCTCTACACCGACGGCGGCGGACGCGTGAAATCCGCGCTCCGCCCCATCCGCAGCGCACTCTACATCGGGCGTTTCCTCGTCGGTATCCGCGAGCACGCCTCTGTCGGCGCGCACCATCGCCCCGTGCTCATCAACGGCGACCCCGGCACGCTCACCCGCCGCCGCGACGGCATCCTCACGGCCAGCGCCTTTTCCATCGAAGGCGGCCGCATCCGGGCCATCTATATGGTCAGCAACCCCGAAAAACTGCACGGCGTGCCGGCGATGCTCTTCCCGCCGCCTCCTGCCTCCTCCGAAAACCCGCTCCCGGCCTGA
- a CDS encoding carbonate dehydratase produces the protein MPKTPDSPTGKLDHLFSLNRAWSRQIRETDPDFFRKLSLQQNPEYLWIGCSDSRVPANEIVGLLPGELFVHRNIANVVVPSDLNCLSVLQFAVDLLKVKHILVVGHYGCSGVGAALRDDRVGLADNWLRHVKDVRDKHAAQLNAIRPGPERVDRLCELNAIEQVVNVAQTTIVQDAWDRGQDLTVHAWVYGLRDGLARDLNLSIRHRGDIGRSYEQAIRPAEG, from the coding sequence ATGCCAAAGACGCCCGATTCACCGACAGGAAAACTCGATCATCTCTTTTCACTCAATCGCGCCTGGTCCCGGCAGATCCGCGAGACCGATCCCGATTTTTTCCGCAAACTCTCGCTCCAGCAAAACCCCGAATACCTCTGGATCGGCTGTTCCGACAGCCGTGTGCCGGCCAACGAGATTGTCGGCCTGCTGCCCGGCGAACTGTTTGTCCATCGCAACATCGCCAATGTCGTGGTGCCCTCCGATCTGAATTGCCTGAGCGTGCTGCAGTTCGCGGTCGATCTGCTGAAGGTGAAACACATCCTGGTCGTCGGTCACTACGGGTGCAGCGGCGTGGGTGCGGCGCTGCGCGACGACCGCGTGGGCCTGGCGGACAACTGGTTGCGGCACGTCAAGGACGTGCGCGACAAACATGCCGCGCAGCTCAACGCCATCCGTCCCGGGCCGGAGCGTGTGGACCGGCTTTGCGAACTCAACGCCATCGAGCAAGTTGTGAACGTGGCCCAGACGACCATCGTGCAGGACGCCTGGGATCGCGGCCAGGACCTGACCGTGCATGCGTGGGTGTACGGCCTGCGCGACGGCCTCGCACGCGACCTGAACCTGTCGATCCGCCACCGCGGCGACATCGGGCGCAGCTACGAGCAGGCGATCCGGCCGGCGGAGGGCTGA